The following proteins are encoded in a genomic region of Bacillota bacterium:
- a CDS encoding MarR family transcriptional regulator: MREADAALHLRQTYQRLARIMRAKVDEYGLSFRLLHIVMLIADNPNVNQKELSERMRLTQGAISGSIKRLIKLGLVEQIPLEQDLRHNRLVVTERAKAVIADYEQHILSRYKDLFQGFTQTELKQFNQSLQKINANLDEIEKSDLKIK; the protein is encoded by the coding sequence CAGAGATTAGCGAGAATAATGCGGGCTAAAGTGGATGAATACGGCTTATCTTTTCGCCTACTGCATATCGTAATGCTGATTGCGGATAATCCTAATGTAAATCAGAAAGAGCTGTCCGAGCGGATGCGCTTGACTCAGGGCGCGATCAGCGGATCAATTAAGCGCCTGATTAAGCTGGGGCTGGTTGAGCAGATACCGCTGGAGCAGGATCTGAGGCATAACCGCTTGGTAGTGACGGAGCGGGCCAAAGCGGTTATTGCTGATTATGAACAGCATATTCTCAGCCGGTATAAAGACCTCTTTCAAGGCTTTACCCAAACTGAACTGAAGCAGTTTAACCAATCACTGCAGAAAATCAATGCTAACTTAGATGAAATCGAAAAGAGTGACTTGAAAATAAAGTAG